The sequence GGGTACCACCAAAAACCAAGAATCCAGGTGACCCATTTGGGAAAACATGTTTCTTTCCAGTAGCAGAAGTTGCAGGACAAGAAAGATAAGCTGAAGAAGTAGCCATGGGAATTGTTCTCTACCCAATTATGTGggtaggaaaaaaaaaagaagaaactttTCTTGTTAAATATCAAGAAAATGGGTTAACAAGAACGAAagacaaaagaagaagaaagggtaTCTAAAGATTACAAGATACCATAACTGGCCTAGAGAAATTCTTACTTAATTGTAGTAGAATAGAATTGGGTTTGTTTTGTAGTGAAGTGATTGTGCGGTTGGTTAATGGATGAGACCACTGACAAAGCCAATGCTGCTGTGTTACCGCCACTACCACTTACTCATATATATACTGCGCTTACGCaccaaattaacaaaaaaaattaggcaCTCCCATTTATTGATGACACGTTATGTGTCTCGATATTTTGGGTGTTCGTGGNtaacaaaaaaaattaggcaCTCCCATTTATTGATGACACGTTATGTGTCTCGATATTTTGGGTGCTCGTGGTacgaatgaaaatattttttattaaaaataagtaaattttttatttatctttttatgtttaattaataaataaaaatatattttaaaatttttaatttaattaaaaataaaaaaatatttttctatctaCCAAACATACTCTCTATCTTGAAATCTAACTAATCTGAATGTAtattaaatttacaaaaaagaaaattttatttgaggATTCAGAATCACCGTTTCTTGATTAGTAAGAGAACAACTCTGGCCATTGCATCATATGTTTTTCATATACCCCATAGTTTTGGGATATTATgattgtgatttatttttcacattttaatataattatcgaAGTGTTCGAATAAAGACACTTTATGAAATTACTTTATTACactttttgtataaaaataacttgccacatacaaatacaaaataagataaaaataatgcTAAATCATATATATCCCAAAAACTATGGGGTATATGAAACCAGAAATTAGGCAAAGAAAAATGGCGGGTATGTGTTGCTATAGTAGCCTTTCACAGACACTCATCAATAAGGTAAAATTGTTTatcaaaaaaatgtaaaattgccatttcttgaaaataaaaataaaaatctttgcTTTCTCAGTtcaattcttgtttttttttttctcttatcaGAAATTGCAAGGTGGTTATTACTGCTGCTCCCCTGCACCCAATAATCAGAAGGTGAAAACCCAAACACCCAAGTTGTTGAAAATTGCAGTCAGTGGTGTCACTGAACTACTCAGACTCCTCTCTTCATCAACAACAAACAGGTTTTGCATTTTCTTGAATTGGgggtatttttattttcaagatttcatttttgctttttctaaatattattgTAATGTTTGCAAGATTGGGGATATCTGATGATGAAGGGGGTGGAGAGCCTTTGGTTTATAATGTAGAAGATGTCCTCAAGATTATCAAGTTAGATTATGAGAAGGCTTATTTTGTTACAGGTAGTATTGTTCATCTCTTAATAATTAGTACTCTatctgttttaatttgtttgtttgattttgacTTGGCACGGAGTTTTGAGTGTTCTGTTTCTTAACTGAAGATACGTAAATGTATTCAAATGGGTTTTAATCTTCTGATTTTAAATATGTCATGTGGTAAGTTAGGGTTAAAGAGTAGTCAGAAAGAGGaaaaggatatttttttttaaacggatTGAAAATGAAAGTAAGACAAAATTTGAAATGGAAGAAGTATATACTTCCTAAATATCTGCACTTCTGAAGCCAACATGTAAGTTGAAACATAAACATGCACTTGAGTGAAGACTGAAAAAACTTAACAGAGAGTTTGTTTGATTGAAGTCTTCCATGTAAAATGTTTGTAGcaggattttcttttttttttggagttgTCAAActgatttataattttattatcttataCTTCACAGTGTCCACAAATTTTTCTTTGCTTTTACTATGTGAAATCTTTCAATACTTGGATGAcaaagttttcttttttcttattgtgAATAATGTGTCAGGTAAAGTTTAAGCCTGTTAATGTGGTTAAAGATAAATTGGTCTTTCACTAATTTAGAGCTTTCATTCAATTTAGGCCTCTTCACCAGTGGAATTTATGCAGAAGACTGTGTCTTTGAAGATCCAACTATAAAATTCCGTGGTAAGAGGAATTAATTTCTATATCGGATGGCACATTATTTGATATATGTATCACCGTTATGGCAGCAGCATAAGAAATTCCACATTTTATGTCCCGTATCGCACTAAGTCTTGAAGAATTCTTAAAAAAGTATAAGGCTTCTCGATTCCTTCACATAGTGTCATAGATAACCTTTAATAAACCCCTTTTTTTCACTAGTAAGTTTGATTTTCAATTCATCTTTGAAGAACTGTATTATACATACTGATCTTTGCATTTGGAGGTGGCACATGACATGGCCAGACAATCTACTTATGTGACATCTGATATTATCATCTATCTGTGCTACTTGTGCATTGAGTGTAAATGCCGGCTTCTTTTCCGGTTTGCTTTGTAATATCACTTGTATTTGCCTCTTTTATCCTGCATCTGTTGCTAGTGTCAGTACCATCTATTTCAGTTTCCAGACTAGCTTAGTAGTAGTATGCTCCATTAGATGAATAAACTACGAGAATTATCAATCTTCCAAAGCTagaaattaacttaatttaacaacaaacaaaaaataattcacCTTATTTTATGATTGTGTCATCCAGGAAGGGACTTGTATTCCCGCAACTTGCAATTGCTGGTACCGTTTTTTGATAGTCCATCAATCAAATTAGAAAAGATTGAGAAGGTATGTACTGCAAGttaataaatagtattaaagaataaaaagatgaaagaaaacAAATCCAAAAGAAGACGAACATTCACTGAATGCTCAGTGGGAAGTGTTTTGTTCTTTTCATTAGTTCTTGCCCCTTGAAGGAGATATGAAGTGTGTCAGTAATCTGATCTGTTTCAATTCTGTCCTCTTCAGGGAGAAAATTTGGAGAGAAGATTACTCTAAAGTCTCTTAACTTGAGAGTTGGCTGATAGAACTGGTTGTGCtttgatatttatttcattGGGATCACACAACTCGAACTTTTTACTTGTCATTCAGATATGTGATATGAAAGGGATCACTTACCAAAGTGATTATTCTGATTCTGTTGTTGGAGATTGCAAGTAAATTTGCAATcaactcttcttctttcttagtTACATCAATAAAGTGAAGTCTATTTACTGATCATCAATAGATGGAAACATTTTTAGCTATGTTATTAAGCATAAGAATTTTCTACTTAAAGGATAGCTAAGTTATCTACCATACAGATGAAGGATAGTAGTGGCTAACTCGATgcaattaaataactaaatttagAATGTAACGGCATGTATTAATCAATAATCAACAACTTCTTACGAATGAATACTCCAGGAATTTCTTTCCACCAAGACCTCCATAGCAGTGGCCTTTATAAGCCAGATTATCTGGAAACCCATAACACTGTCTGGAGTTTGATGGTAGCTCCAGTCATAATGAGACAGACTATTTTGCTCATAATTCTCATGCTTGAAATAGGATTGTAAATGTGGTGACTGACAAATTGGAGGACACACATTACAATTATTGCTTTAAGCCCAAGTAAGATCTTGCTacttcaatatttttcaaatcaccCATCAGTATTTGTGTGCAGTTCTCCTGTGGTGCTGAATCTACTAATAAAATCCTTATCAAGTATTTCTCAAACTGCCAGagtaacaacaacatacccagtgaaatcccacaagtggggtgtGAGtagggtagagtgtacgcaaAGTAGAatctacttatatttttttatgtagtaTTTTGACTTTTCCATATGAAATGGGATCTTTCCTAGTTTAGTTGTTAACAAGGTCTACAAATTTGGACCTAGGAACAAATTGTGGTAGCATGGTTCAGAATGTGAAGGCTCATTAAAACAAACTGCACTGTGGGTAGATTTAGCCTTGAATCTTTTTTTGGGTTGGTATTGTACTACTTATCTTGTATGTTAAACTGCCAAACATATCTTTGACATTATCCTCAGTTCAATTATCCACTCCAAAAGTAGGAGAATACGGACGGTCTGGATGATGATTCCAATTCCACAAGAAAAACACTATGAGGGCATCAAAATACATTCATTCTTAAATGATTATGATGAAGTTACTTTTTCGGTAATACTTGTCAGTTGTAACATAGTCATTCAAATGTTTCCAAGCATTTTTGATAATTATAGtgatatgttatttatttagtGCATTTACAATATTCAATCTTCCTTTCAATTCAGGAACTTTTTGCTTAATGCCTATCTGACTGATGTACAGGGTAATGATTCTAATGCAGGGGTCATTGTGGCATACTGGAAACTGAGGTACTTGGTTTTACTTGCAAAATTTGTTAGCTTAAACACGAATGTTGTTTACCCGATTGTATTAACTGCTCCCTCGTTCAAAGCATTTGACGTTTGTTTCTCTCAATTATGCATAGTTGATCCTGATAAGTGAAATATTTTTGGATGTAAATGAATACCAGAGTTGTCTTAGATTCTTTCGACTATTCCCATGCTGATTTTACATCTGACTTGTAGAACATCCCTCAAACTTCCATGGCAGCCTCTCATCTCTGTTGATGGGAAAACGGTCTATGATCTGGATGAACAACTCAAAGTAAGTAGAAAAGATTTTATCTCTACAATTCAAAAATTAGAACAACCGTCATTGATATTCCCTATCTCCAAACAGATTGTTAAGCATGTTGAGAGCTGGAACATTTCTGCTCTTGAAGCCGTTGGCCAGATTTTTACGCCTGGTTTGAGGAGCTCTGGTGAGTGAAATTCTACAGAGAAAAATGTTCTTTAGCTGATATTCTTTATAGAAGACTCGTGAAAAATCAGATGTTTCTATTTGAGCTTCAATTACAGCATGTATACTCTGATCTTAGATCTACCTCTTAGGCTCTTACAGTTTACGCACAGCTTGAGTTGGATACACAGTTATATAGGTAATAAATAGGTGAAGTGATTTCTCTTGACATCTATTTATCGTAATTACTCATTTCACTATATCTTTATTATGTAAATTTGACTTGCATCATTCTTGCCTCCGGATCGAGATCTCGATGACCCTTCAAAGGCAATTGCAATAGCTTTTCCACCTGCATGATTCTGGAATTCTTCAGTCCTCCATTGATACTTTCCTTGTGTAATGATACCATTGTTACTTTGATAAACTATTGCAATCATGCTTTGTCTGTGTGAATTTGATCCTGAAACAATCTTAGATATCTCCTAACATCCTCGCATCCAGCCACGCTTTTCACATGGAACGTATAAACACTTAACTTCTGTCTCGCTCCACTTGCACTTTGTGGTTGTAGTTATCGCCTCGTTTCTTCTCCAACAATGGCTGCTCTTTCATAGTCATTGTTCTTGAATTTGTCAGTGGTAGTTCCACAGAAACTGTTCCAAGTGACTTGGTAAGAACCAACTCAATTCCAGGAGCAAAAATAGGGGAAAATCATAACTAATCTGAGTAACTGaaccaaaaaaatatcaattacaGGAACTAACAAAATTACAGGTTTCTGTTATTACAATTTAATACTCACAAATAATCTGAATAACTgaaccaaaaaaaatcaaattaatattcattaatcCTTCCTCCATGCatacaataacaaagaaaatCCCTCATTACTCCCATATGACCTTATAGATGACCATGAACTCCTTCCACATTCACTGTTCTCCTCTGCCCACTGCAACACACTAGAGCACGATGGCGACGGCGACAAAGAGACAGACAGTGGTGTCGACATCGTTCCAGCTGTTGCCGACAAACTTTTCCTCATCAATTTCTTCTCGGCGCCACCCATTTCTGGCCAAACACCACCATCACCTACTTGGAACACAAAAACACCATGTTCATGTCCATGCCTAAATTTATGATTGTCACAGTTTTTATTTACCCAATTGAAGACATCCCAGAAAAAGGTTACCTCTACTTGACCAACTAAAATTCTTTCATTGCCCCTAAATTTCCAACCTATTCTTTTCACTACAAGACTTGTTTTCCCATCCACTTTCACTTTCAACACTCCACCCGCACATTCTATCACAAATTCATGTTTAACCCCCATAATCCGAGCCCGTGTAGTATAACGCCTCCGTCCAAACACATGTTCTCTCCTCGACAACAAAGTCAGGTCTCCCGTGCAACATCCTGATACCAGCCTGGCCTGTCCCGTCAATTCCGTCAACATATCACCAAGGAAAAACTCCAGTCTTGCATTGCAGGTAATTGCAATGTAAAAACACCCCTCAGGCTCTGCCGAGTTTTGATTGAACTTGGCGCGTGTGAAGTCCCAATGGACCTTCATCTTCTTACGGTCATGTAATTGGACCGGATGCACTGATTTTGATCCTGGCCGTGCCTTGAATATGGCGAAAGACGATTGGTGGAGTGGAATGGTGATGGAGAAAAGATCAGGTGCATGAACTAACAAAGAATGTGAAAACAGGTTCTTGGACCAAGTGAGTGTAAGATAAACAGGTGAACCACAAATCTGAGCTTGGTAAATACATGTAACAAGATTTTGAGGCACTTGTGAAGGAGGAGGAGATTCAGAAGTTGTTTCTGAATCCTCAGAATTATGAGGAATATTAAAACAAGCAGGTATCATATTCTTCATCCTAAACAAAACACTAGTACTAAATGTTGGAATCAAGAGTTGGAGGATTTTGGTTTAATGAAGTTAGCCATATTAATGTTTTGTATTATATGAGGTGGGGTTTTATGTTAGAGCTTGATTGGCGCCATTGAAAGAGATAGAAAGCTATATAGATAGATTTTTGTTCTCTTCTTCATGatgagtatatatatgtatgtgagCTGGGAGGCATTAGCAAACTTCAAGACTTTCTTTTTGCTTCAAAGTCACCATAGCAGGTAACACTGACTTGATTTTTTACTTACTTTATCCACTTCTTATTATGTCCATTTTCTTCATATCTGTGTTAGCTCGTTCacattttgatgaaatttttgagTGATAATAATAACGTCTTCAGTGTTTGTTGAAGctagtaaaatattttgaaaagttaTGAAGAAAATGGCTTCCGCACATAGGTTGATggaaatgtttttcatgaaaaatgacttttatCGTACCAAACTGGCAATTGAAAAGTGAATTATAAAAGGGGAGATGGTGCCTTGGGAAAGGGGAGATCCAACCTCTCTTGTTGGGGTGTTCCAATTTGGACATAAGATAAAATAGGGGAGAGTTCAATGCTtcaattttctttattcttattATCAAATGGTATGGGTGACTTAAacgaattttaaaattataaatagttgCCTTTATAGAATTAAATCTCTTTCGTTGAAAAATTATatcgaaaaaaaaaagttaaaaatatgaGCATCCACATTGTTGCCTagctgatttttcttttttgatttcaCACCCAATGAGTAGCAACGGACTACCAAGCGGAAGCCTAACACAAGAAGCATAAATATTAAAACATGCAAAGAAATAAAATACAAGACGAGAAATCACTCCAAGACAGTAATCGGGCATCTAACCCGAAGCAACAGTAGAAGACTTTTACAAATATAAGACAAGTACAACTTGTCTGATTTCATCAAGAATATTTTCATATCTAAAATtcgaatataaaattttttattaagaaaaaaacaacctCATCCATCCTGTACACCACCACGTAAGGCTATACAAGCCTTTTAATTTTAgaagtcaaaaatgccaatcAACTTTTAGCTGTAAATTTACTCGTTTGATTTCAAACTAATAGGCTGGCGTCCATATTCTTGTTTGATTTGCTTAAATCAAGAAACTAAATTTGGTTTTAAAGTCTACAGTCTAACTTGATGGTAGGACatacaaattaatatttgaagtaattaaCAATTACAGTCTGTCATTTTTTATTCTAATAAATTATTGAACTTTTTTGTTGATtcagaagaaaaaggaaaaaaacaacttatcctaataaaaataattaatttagtctAATCTAGCTAGAGTCtcaatttcaaaaaacaaatgtttatttaaataaaaacaaattttgtatgaaagaAAGAGATTTCCCTTGCCCTCATACAACAGCCAGAGTTTTGTTTGTTTGCTTCAGTTTCAAATCAAATgtgacatttcattaaaaattaaaattaaattgtgacctttcttttcaaattaattttttggaaaagaaaaagttaatcttcatccatgtttttttttcctagtatatgattataatttggaaaaaaaaacatctaaatacacaatttattttaatttgagaaaGTTACAAGATTTCTACTCTCTCTTATTCTCAGATACATTACTTTATTGCGAAATTAAGAAGTGTCTGAAATCATAATGCGATGTTCGAAAGTTTTGAGACGTACCTGAATTTCagcaaaaattataatttcaacaACACAAAATATAATGTGATTAGCTCTTTTAACATTATTGAATTTGCCTAAAATTTCCTAATAATTTTGGAGAGCATAGGAGTTGGTGAAATTAAGAACATTCTCCAACATATCAGTGTGATGAAGAGTAATTAAAGGACATTGTTCTGAAATATGTTCCATTTTGTAACCTTCATTACAGACATTATCATTACTCTCAAAATTAACCtttgaaaaaatgaaggaatttttttaaataaatagttgAACTGTTCTAATATTCTTCCCCCTTTTCATGAAAGTACAATttagcaaatattttttttaaaaaaatcgaaCTGTTCTAATATTCTTCCCCCTTTTCatgaaattacaatttattaacaacaataataataaatttttagaatATGGTGAGGCTTAAGGATTTCTAACTTTTATAATCTTTAGAGCTGGAATAGCTACTAATCTTCTTCTATCTTAATCTTCGATATCCATAGATTTCAATTTAGAGTTGTATCTTTCGTATACTGAAGTTTTGTGCCATATCATATCTTATATAATCACTTCTCTTGATTCTTTCTACctctatattttgaaaaaatacatatttatttctactattttaaaaaaacttacgAAGAATCAAATATTCTCTATCTccaataaagaaattaaaatcagATGTTGGCGATAGGTGAATCCGGACCTTATTCACGAATTATTTGTGATAGAATTAAAGAATGAAATGTATAGTAAATTAAAAGGGGaacttatttattatatttatatatttatcgaATTGTAATAAGAAAATAGTTGAATAAgtgaagtatttatttattggaCCGTATTCATTTTCTAGATTTCATGGGCCACAAAATGAAATTACAAGGCCTAGCAAATACTAAAGTCCAACTTAGATTGAGCCTAACCTTTAACAGTCCAGGCCCATCTTCAAATTATAAAGGCTAGCAAATGCTAAAGTccaattttaaaggaaaaattatatgaattaatatatttttaaaaataattattgattttaacgatattttttatttattactatttatagcaatattgtgataaatatttaatatgtattaaaagtgaattatgtatgcaatatatttgaattataaatttttttgaaatatattatgtttgttcgGTAAAAAactgtcacattgtattataagtgtattaaaatgtgtgataaatgtattatccatcattaaaacttgtattatatttgaataataaatttatctttgtaaTATGCATTAAACtagtattataaatgaattaaaagtggtcaagtgaaaaaaaaatgttattgctataaatggtaaatatttttttatcatagtatatttatgtaagtttttcattgtaaaaataaattttttaaaatatatatatatatatataaaaatttctaCCCCTCCCTACGAGCCTTCCCCTTTTGTTCCCATGGTGATGACTCGAAATCAGTTGGAGGTAAAAGATGCTTACCATTCGAGCAACTTCTTTTGTCAAGTAACTGTGATTTCACCttatcaataatcaacatgatgtagttttggttttttat comes from Solanum pennellii chromosome 1, SPENNV200 and encodes:
- the LOC107025973 gene encoding LOW QUALITY PROTEIN: uncharacterized protein LOC107025973 (The sequence of the model RefSeq protein was modified relative to this genomic sequence to represent the inferred CDS: deleted 1 base in 1 codon); the encoded protein is MKLLYYTFCIKITCHIQIQNKIKIMLNHIIPKTMGYMKPEIRQRKMAGMCCYSSLSQTLINKKLQGGYYCCSPAPNNQKVKTQTPKLLKIAVSGVTELLRLLSSSTTNRLGISDDEGGGEPLVYNVEDVLKIIKLDYEKAYFVTGLFTSGIYAEDCVFEDPTIKFRGRDLYSRNLQLLVPFFDSPSIKLEKIEKGNDSNAGVIVAYWKLRTSLKLPWQPLISVDGKTVYDLDEQLKIVKHVESWNISALEAVGQIFTPGLRSSGE
- the LOC107025909 gene encoding uncharacterized protein LOC107025909, producing the protein MIPACFNIPHNSEDSETTSESPPPSQVPQNLVTCIYQAQICGSPVYLTLTWSKNLFSHSLLVHAPDLFSITIPLHQSSFAIFKARPGSKSVHPVQLHDRKKMKVHWDFTRAKFNQNSAEPEGCFYIAITCNARLEFFLGDMLTELTGQARLVSGCCTGDLTLLSRREHVFGRRRYTTRARIMGVKHEFVIECAGGVLKVKVDGKTSLVVKRIGWKFRGNERILVGQVEVTFFWDVFNWVNKNCDNHKFRHGHEHGVFVFQVGDGGVWPEMGGAEKKLMRKSLSATAGTMSTPLSVSLSPSPSCSSVLQWAEENSECGRSSWSSIRSYGSNEGFSLLLYAWRKD